From the Kazachstania africana CBS 2517 chromosome 12, complete genome genome, the window CCTCTTAGATGGCTGCCGCTGAGTTTTGACTTTTTCCTTTGTTAGTAACACTCTTTTATTGTTAGCTCCTGATTGTACCATATTATTGTGAATAATATTGATCTTATCATTGTAGTGCGGAGCAATATTATTTGGTACCATTTGTTGAATAATGTTATTTTTGTCATTCTTGGgagtattattattattattattattattattattattattattagtattagTATTGCTATTTAATCTCTCATTTGTCGGAATGTTATACTGAGGGAGATGACCATTGAACTCTGATGCTGGCCAGCCAGCAGACGGAGAAATATTGTTAGTGTCAAGATTGGTACCAACTGGATTGTATTGCTGAGGCATGTACATTGGTACGGAAGGAGGAAATCCCATTTCAGCATTCTGAGGCATATCTGGCATGGGATATACCATTGGTTGTTGCATATGATCGTAGGTTATTGCAGAGGAAACATTATTAGTTAAATGCGGTATTGAAGCGAGCATTTGAGCGACTTCCATTGGAGAAATGTCCTCATTTCTGTAAGTACCTTTTAATTCAGCAACGTGTCGAAGTTTAGCGGCATATATTGcttgattttgttgatgCTGTCTCTTTTGATTCTGAATACGTAAAACGTCAGAATACATTTGGGTATCGACAGAACCATTTctatttgatttgatattgaacaAGTCCCAAAAGAGCTGCCACCATTCATAGAGATACCCCTGTGGGGTATCATGTGTGGGGACAAAAGGAGCAGGattattattgatgaattcTGgtcttcttccattttcaGAAATATCGGCTTCTTGTAAGAAGGTCAAAGCTGTATCATTCagatttgatttcaataaaaaatcgTAGATATAAACGTTTAAAGATTGTTTATCGGCCTCGAGAGCATCTCTTATTGGTGTGCCATTCTTTGGATAGCTATTTTGTGCGTCCGTAGTAGGAGCAGCATTTACGAAGTTTTCCTGGAAGGGCATCCCTGAAACGAAattgtttctttgaaagttaTTATGCATTGGGGTAAACTGGGCAGAGGACGGAGGGCCTCTTGAATTATTTGTGCTCCTATCATAAGACATGACTATTATTGTATTATGGAAAGGAAGCAACGGAAGTTGAGAAGTTGGGCAGGGGACACGAGAAGG encodes:
- the KAFR0L01840 gene encoding LisH domain-containing protein (similar to Saccharomyces cerevisiae FLO8 (YER109C); ancestral locus Anc_7.406); protein product: MSYDRSTNNSRGPPSSAQFTPMHNNFQRNNFVSGMPFQENFVNAAPTTDAQNSYPKNGTPIRDALEADKQSLNVYIYDFLLKSNLNDTALTFLQEADISENGRRPEFINNNPAPFVPTHDTPQGYLYEWWQLFWDLFNIKSNRNGSVDTQMYSDVLRIQNQKRQHQQNQAIYAAKLRHVAELKGTYRNEDISPMEVAQMLASIPHLTNNVSSAITYDHMQQPMVYPMPDMPQNAEMGFPPSVPMYMPQQYNPVGTNLDTNNISPSAGWPASEFNGHLPQYNIPTNERLNSNTNTNNNNNNNNNNNNNTPKNDKNNIIQQMVPNNIAPHYNDKINIIHNNMVQSGANNKRVLLTKEKVKTQRQPSKRRRTLSKTSDKRDGNNGGNSTLNMTFAENKNPSKRRTKKRQMPNVDTSVNTTPTASHDNISQNAIKTGMPPPSSGVSPQVVYSNQFKTPASRKSATENLRRNSLTSLANSLPKNLKIKEYSSISEPVTPLYGISPSQQLTSQPISNGKNNFKNTLYTVEEHLKSESSNDLSIPLKENVTPKNQGSSDSWKLKPQGNPLKTQNMTTDTVAGDALSGLHSMVDKPLELPSEQTEFDAFNDVPQSNNNNSSNAANIVNEPYSFHDDLTDEMMFMNSLISDEDKNTTTYETPGEKDDKKVEQDMLNLESLQGPETDFWIL